TGATAAGGATCTACGAATATGGATAGAGGATAATTTAAACTCTGGATACCTGAAAGCGGTAGTCTGCACCTCTTCACTGGACCTCGGCGTAGATTTTAAACCAGTAGATACTGTTATACAAATTGGATCGAGCAAAGGCGTTGCCCGTTTCTTACAAAGAGCCGGACGTAGCGGCCATTCGCCTTTTGAAACTTCGACCATTTATTTTGTGCCTACACATTCTTTAGAACTTATTGAAGTTTCTGCGCTAAAAGCCGCATTAAAGGCAAACGCTATCGAGTCCAGAGAACCTTTATTTCTTACTTACGATGTATTGGTTCAATACCTGATAACGCTAGCCCTGGGCGAGGGATTTAAAGCGAATACCACCTATGAGGAAATTAAATCTACTTATACGTTTAAAGAGATTACAAGGGAAGATTGGGACTGGATATTGCATTTTATCACCAACGGTGGAAATTTAAGCCAATACAAAGAGTTTCATAAAGTTGTTATTGAAGACGGTTTGTATAAAGTAACCAGCAGGAGAATCGGCATGTTACACCGGCTAAATGTAGGCGCTATAGTTAGTGATGTTATGATGAAGGTAAAGTTTTTGAGTGGCGGCTACATTGGTATGATTGAAGAATACTTTATCTCGAAACTGAATATCGGAGACCGCTTTGTATTGGCCGGACGTGTATTGGAACTTGCTATGGTAAAAGACCTAACTGCTTTTGTGAGGGCATCTAAGGGAAAAGGGCTTGTTGCCGCTTATTTGGGTGGGCGATTGCCGCTTAGCTCCAACCTGTCGCATTATTTAAGGGAAAAACTGGCAGACAGCCTCAATGCAAAATCCAGCGAAAAGGAGCTTGTTTTTTTACATCCTTTGCTCCAAAGACAATCCGAGCATTCCTATATACCGCAGACAGATGAATTTCTGGTAGAATTGATTGATACACGAGAGGGACATCATTTATTTATGTATCCGTTTGAGGGCCGGCTTATTCATGAGGTAATGTCTGCTTTAATTGCCTACCGCATTTCTAAAATCAGATCTATTACTTTTACCATGGCTATGAATGATTACGGTTTTGAGCTACTGAGCGACCAACCGATTCCTATAAATGAAGATAATGTTCATCAAATACTAAGTAAAGAAAATCTGATTGACGATATCCTGCACAGCATCAACGCAACGGAAATGGCTAAAAGAAAGTTCAGGGATATAGCCGTTATTTCTGGAATGGTTGTACAAACTTATCCTGGTCAGCGGAAAACGTTTAAGAGCCTTCAATCCAGTTCGGGACTCATTTTTCAGGTACTGGAAGATTACGACCCGAATAATCTGTTATTAAAACAGGCTTATACAGAAGTCTTTAATCAGCAATTACAGGAAAGCAGGTTAAGAGCGGCCTTTAATCGGATCTCCGCTTCGAAAATTGTTATCAAGCATGCTAAGAGTTTCACTCCTTTAAGCTTTCCTATAAAAGTCGATAGTTTAAGGCAAAGCCTGAGCAGTGAAGATTTGGAAACAAAAGTAATGAAACTGCAAAACGAAGCGTTTAAATCAGACAATAAAAGGTAATGAAGATTTTAACCCGGCAATTAGGCAGACATTCTTTTATTTTTTCTGAATATAAAACGCTCTATTGGGAAGCTAAACGAACACTTGTGCTCAGTGATATCCATCTGGGCAAGGCGGCTCACTTTCGTAAACATGGCATAGCGATACCATCGGAAATTATGCAAAAAGATCTGGAAAGACTAGGCGAAGCTTTGGACTATTTCAATCCGCAACGCCTGATTATTGTCGGCGATCTCATTCATGCAGGAAATAACAGTGACACACTTTTATTTGACGAATGGAGAGCAAAACATCCTTTCCTTGAAATAGATCTGGTTAAAGGGAATCATGATCGCATAAAGAAAGAATATCTGGAAAAGTGGAAGATCAATCTTTATCAGGATCAACTGCAAATAGAAGATATTCTCTTCGTTCATGAACCTGTAAAAACTGGAGGTTTGTTTACGATATCGGGACATATACATCCCGGGGTTAGTTTGAAACTCCAAAAGCATCAGGTAATCAGACTAGCGTGTTGGGCTTTTAATGATGAACAGCTTATATTACCTGCTTTTTGCAGTTTCTCTGGCATGGACACAAAATATGTTAGGCAGGGTTTTCAGAAAATCGCTGTTGCAGACGGTCTAATTATTGAGATTTAGAACGAATAATCCTAAAATAAAACTAAATCATTATCAATTTTTCACGCTAACACACCTATAATAGTAAGTCGAAAAACTGTCCTTCCTCTACTCCGGAAAACTCACATCCTCTACATCTATGATATAACCGTTTTGGATCAAGAAATCATATAAATGCTTTGCTTCATCTGAAACGGGCATTGTTTTACTGGTAATAATTTCTTTAGTTTTAGGATCCTGGTAAGGATAAGCCAATAGCTTTACATTTCTGCTAAATAAATCGCTGATGTAAGCCAGTAGTTCATCTGTATATCCCGAAGTATAGTTTTCTGAATGAAAAATATATTTTAGATTATTGATACTTGTGGTGATACCTACACTTAATGGCTTTGCCATAGAAAGATATTTAGCCAGCTTATGGTGTCTGTTGAAATTTGTTATAATCACCGGATAGCCCATTGCTAATATTTCTCTGGTTCTTCCAGCTATATTGTTCAGGAAATCGTTGTCTTCTTCCTGAGCTCTCGACATCAAATTATTCAGCGTAAGCTCAACAACAGTAATTAATGCATCGTTTTCTATAGCTTTCTTTTCTTTATATTGTTGTACGGCATGTTCAAACAAACCAAGATCTGGAAGATTCTTCTGTTTAAATCTTGTCCTTAAGATCATAATATGTTTTTTATACATATGATCTTTCGCCTGTCTGGCTATGCCATCAGGTTCAAAAAAAGCAGCGGGAGAAAACCCCTTCTGAATAAGGAAAAGGTTTACGGATATATCATCTAAGCCTTCGAAGACCTTTCCGCTTACGCGAATCAGATCAATCTCGACAGATCCTTTGGAAAGATTATCTGTTAGAGATTCTACCATTTGACGTGGGTTATGATTTAGATAAAACGCTGCGTAAACCAGATTCACACCCAATACTCCCAGAACATTTTGCTGTAAAGACACATCGGTATCTAATAACCTTACATGGAAAATAATCAGGTTTTCTTCTCCTTTTGGTTCCAATTGAAATTTAATACCTAACCAGCCATGCGGATCGTTAGTCTTATTATAATTAATTGTGGTTACGGTATTGGCAAAAGCAAAAAAAGTACGGTTTTTATATTTTTCTGAGTTTAGGCGCTCCTCCAATAGCTGATACTCGTAATCAAGCATTTTCAGCAATCTCGATCTGGATACATATCTACCCGATTCCTCTATTCCGTATATTTCGTTGCTGAAAGTCATATCATAAGCAGACATGGTTTTGGCAACTGTTCCCGAGGCTGCTCCGGCAGTAAAAAAATTTCGGGCAACTTCTTGTCCTGCACCAATTTCCGCAAAAGTTCCGTAAACCTGTTCATCCAGATTTAAGGTTAATGCTTTTCTACGCGTGTCGAGTATTTCTAAGCTCATATACAAATATAAAACAAAAAGCCCCGCATTAAGCGGAGCTTTTCAAACCTAAACCAACCAATTATGAAAAACTAAATGAAAATCTTAGCTTACTTGTATTTGCTTTACTTGCGCTTTTTCTTCTTTTTTCTTTGCAATAGCTATAGTCAATACGCCATCAACATAGCTAGCTTGTATTTTATCGGTATCTGCACTTTCTGGTAAAGTGAAAGATCTGCTGAAAGAATTGTAACCAAATTCTTTTCTTGTTACTTTTTTTCCTTCTTCTATCACATCTTTTTTACTCTCCGCAGAAATGGTTAATACGTTTTCTTCAACATTAATCTTAAAGTCTTCTTTCTTTAAACCCGGTACAGCCAATTCTACTTCGTATTTATCTTCAGCTTCTGCAATGTTAACAGCTGGTAATTTCGAAAAAGCTTTATCGTTAAAAACCGTATCAAATAAGTCATTAAATGGTGCAAATCCTGGTGTATAACTTCTACCGTTGTTAAATTTTACTAGTGCCATTTTTAATATCTCCTATATTTTTATTTCAATTATTAATTACTGATAGGCATTGTTCAACTCACGTACCAACAGCAAAAACAAGACATTTTGTCTTTTAATAACATTTTTAAATGACATTTTTTCAGCAAACATTAAAATAATGCTTTTTAACAGGTCAAGACTGGCACAATTTGATTAGCGTATGTTTGCAATTGTTTACCTTTGAAAGAGAATAATTTTTTATGAGCAAATTTCTTTTAGATTTCGAGGTTAGAGATTACGAATGTGATTTACAGGGCATAGTAAACAATGCAGTTTATCAAAATTATTATGAACATGCAAGACACCAGCATTTAAGAAGTGTAGGCCTTGATTTTGCACAACTGCATCAGCAAAATATCGATCCGGTAGTTTATCGAATAGAAATAGATTTTAGAAAACCACTTAAAAGTGGCAATACCTTCCTTGTTGAAACTGATATTGTCCGCGATGGCAATCTTAAATTTATATTTAATCAGGAGATTAAAAGCAATGGAATTTTAATCAACAAAGCAAAAGTAACCGTTGTCTTTACCAATAAAGGCAAACCAATCCCCGCTCCTGCTGATATCTTGGAAGCCCTAGGTTTATAGTTTTAATGCTTATAGGTAAGTTCGACAAAAGATCTGGCTATTTCTGCCTGTACAGGCGGATTCAACTTTTGTATCTTCACATAAGCTTTATCTACAAATCTAAAGGACTTTATTATTTCCGAAAGAATTTCCTGAGCTACAGGTTCTAAAAGCTTCCTTTCTTTGTCGAAAGCATTTTTACAGATATCGTATAATTTCACGTAATCTACGGTATTGGAAAGTTCATCGACGTTGGATTCGCTTTCGGAAACTTCCATTTCGGCCCATATATTCACTATAAAATCATTTTTAAGTATTCGTTCTTCCCTATACAAACCTATAGCAGCTTTAAACTTTATATCTTCTAAACCTATCTTTCGTGTAAACTTTGCCATTTTTTTAGAAATATAATAATAGACCCAATACTATTAATCACAAACCTAATACATTTTTCTTTGTTATAACAAGAACAATCCATTTATACACTTAAAACAAAAAAACATGAAAAGAACAATAGGTATTATTTTAGTCATTATTGGTATTGCCATGCTGGTTTTAGGCGGCGGCTTTTCTTTCACTAAAAAAGAAAAAGTTATTGATGCAGGTCCGTTGGAAGTTACTGCCGATAAAAAAGAACATGTAAACTGGCCTCCATATGTTGGTGGAATTGTGCTTGTTGTTGGTGTAGTTTTAGCAGTTTCTGGGAATAAAAATTCCTGATTTTCCAGGTATCTGTTTCGGGGTTATTATTGATAATGGCTATAAGCCTGAAATTCAGTGTGCGAAAATCCCGTAAAAATCGAACTGGAACAAACAGTAAATTAATAACTCCTTGGGAATTGTCTAAATTAAGCAAGCTCTTAGATTTTATTTCGCAGACCGAGAATTAAGTCTAATTTTGACGGAATAATCTATGTGCTGCAACAATGAAGAATTATAAAAAATATTACATTATTCCCGCTCCACCCGAAGAAGTTTATTGGGCACTTACTAATCCTTTAAGTATAAAACTTTGGACTGGAGAGGAAGCTGAAATGAGTACTGAAGCCGGCTCTGAATTTTCTATTTTCGACGGAAGTATAACCGGAAAAAACCTGGAATTTGAAGAAGGCAAAAAAATCGTTCAGCAATGGGATTTTGAAGGCGAAGCAGAAGATTCTATCGTTACCATCAAATTGCATGACCATAAGAAGGGAACTTCTGTAGAACTGGTACATACTAATATACCAGATGAAGTTTATAATGAATTTGTTGAAGGATGGAATGACAATTATTTCGCCAGCCTTTTGGAATTCTTTGAGGATGACGGTTTTTAAAAGAAAAAGCCTTTGATTAACTCAAAGGCTTTTTTTTTATGATCAATATTAATTTTATAGTTATAGCTCGTCAGAATAAACCGATCTGATTCCAGGTCTAAGATTGTAGAAAGAAGCCATTACCTCTCCGTAAGCGCCCGCGGTACGTAAA
This genomic interval from Pseudopedobacter saltans DSM 12145 contains the following:
- a CDS encoding ligase-associated DNA damage response DEXH box helicase, whose translation is MKFNESTGYQIITDWLSKNKRTPFDFQLKTWEKYGSGYSGMVVAPTGFGKTFSVFIAVVIDYLNEPENYGNGLKLLWITPLRALAKDLAKAMNQAIEEIGLDWVVEVRSGDTPIEIRARQKKIMPDILLITPESLHLFLAQKQHKNLFKNLNCVAIDEWHELVDSKRGVMTELAISRLRAYKPELKIWGITATIGNLDEALDVLIPYPIKKIKIIAKEKKKIKILSVLPDEIEVLPWAGHLGAKLVEQVASIILKSQTTLVFTNTRSQSEIWYQLLLNQYPDFAGQIAIHHSSIDKDLRIWIEDNLNSGYLKAVVCTSSLDLGVDFKPVDTVIQIGSSKGVARFLQRAGRSGHSPFETSTIYFVPTHSLELIEVSALKAALKANAIESREPLFLTYDVLVQYLITLALGEGFKANTTYEEIKSTYTFKEITREDWDWILHFITNGGNLSQYKEFHKVVIEDGLYKVTSRRIGMLHRLNVGAIVSDVMMKVKFLSGGYIGMIEEYFISKLNIGDRFVLAGRVLELAMVKDLTAFVRASKGKGLVAAYLGGRLPLSSNLSHYLREKLADSLNAKSSEKELVFLHPLLQRQSEHSYIPQTDEFLVELIDTREGHHLFMYPFEGRLIHEVMSALIAYRISKIRSITFTMAMNDYGFELLSDQPIPINEDNVHQILSKENLIDDILHSINATEMAKRKFRDIAVISGMVVQTYPGQRKTFKSLQSSSGLIFQVLEDYDPNNLLLKQAYTEVFNQQLQESRLRAAFNRISASKIVIKHAKSFTPLSFPIKVDSLRQSLSSEDLETKVMKLQNEAFKSDNKR
- the pdeM gene encoding ligase-associated DNA damage response endonuclease PdeM; the encoded protein is MKILTRQLGRHSFIFSEYKTLYWEAKRTLVLSDIHLGKAAHFRKHGIAIPSEIMQKDLERLGEALDYFNPQRLIIVGDLIHAGNNSDTLLFDEWRAKHPFLEIDLVKGNHDRIKKEYLEKWKINLYQDQLQIEDILFVHEPVKTGGLFTISGHIHPGVSLKLQKHQVIRLACWAFNDEQLILPAFCSFSGMDTKYVRQGFQKIAVADGLIIEI
- a CDS encoding Hsp20/alpha crystallin family protein — encoded protein: MALVKFNNGRSYTPGFAPFNDLFDTVFNDKAFSKLPAVNIAEAEDKYEVELAVPGLKKEDFKINVEENVLTISAESKKDVIEEGKKVTRKEFGYNSFSRSFTLPESADTDKIQASYVDGVLTIAIAKKKEEKAQVKQIQVS
- a CDS encoding acyl-CoA thioesterase, coding for MSKFLLDFEVRDYECDLQGIVNNAVYQNYYEHARHQHLRSVGLDFAQLHQQNIDPVVYRIEIDFRKPLKSGNTFLVETDIVRDGNLKFIFNQEIKSNGILINKAKVTVVFTNKGKPIPAPADILEALGL
- the folB gene encoding dihydroneopterin aldolase, with the translated sequence MAKFTRKIGLEDIKFKAAIGLYREERILKNDFIVNIWAEMEVSESESNVDELSNTVDYVKLYDICKNAFDKERKLLEPVAQEILSEIIKSFRFVDKAYVKIQKLNPPVQAEIARSFVELTYKH
- a CDS encoding SRPBCC domain-containing protein, which translates into the protein MKNYKKYYIIPAPPEEVYWALTNPLSIKLWTGEEAEMSTEAGSEFSIFDGSITGKNLEFEEGKKIVQQWDFEGEAEDSIVTIKLHDHKKGTSVELVHTNIPDEVYNEFVEGWNDNYFASLLEFFEDDGF